One genomic segment of Belonocnema kinseyi isolate 2016_QV_RU_SX_M_011 chromosome 2, B_treatae_v1, whole genome shotgun sequence includes these proteins:
- the LOC117167284 gene encoding inosine triphosphate pyrophosphatase encodes MSKPIVFVTGNAKKLEEFIAILGKNFPREITNKKVDLPEYQGEIEEISIEKCKAAAEIVKGPVIIEDTCLCFNAMKGLPGPYIKWFLDKLGADGLYKMLEGWEDKSAQAVCTFAYVNSPEDPVILFQGRTDGLMVSPRGPKDFGWDPCFQPEGYDKTYAELPKEIKNTISHRQRALEKLKEYFLKDSNEAK; translated from the coding sequence ATGTCCAAACCAATCGTCTTCGTGACCGGCAATGCCAAGAAGTTGGAGGAATTTATCGCCATTCTTGGGAAAAATTTTCCCCGCgagataacaaataaaaaagtagatttgCCTGAATATCAAGGCgagattgaagaaatttcaatcgaaaagtgTAAAGCTGCCGCGGAAATTGTCAAGGGCCCCGTAATAATTGAAGACACTTGTTTGTGTTTCAATGCCATGAAGGGGCTGCCGGGCCCCTATATTAAATGGTTTTTGGACAAATTGGGGGCGGATGGTTTATATAAAATGCTGGAGGGCTGGGAGGATAAATCTGCTCAGGCCGTATGCACTTTTGCGTATGTCAACAGTCCTGAGGACCCAGTCATTCTTTTCCAAGGTAGAACTGATGGGTTGATGGTGAGTCCCAGGGGTCCCAAAGATTTCGGATGGGATCCTTGTTTCCAGCCGGAAGGATATGACAAAACTTATGCAGAGTTGCCCAaggaaattaaaaacacaatttctcATCGACAGCGCGCTCTTGAGAAgctcaaagaatattttttaaaagatagcaACGAAGCCAAATGA